The proteins below are encoded in one region of Bremerella sp. P1:
- the tssE gene encoding type VI secretion system baseplate subunit TssE, which yields MSKGNPDEEPLMPSVFDRLIDNEPFNSRETPHSQTQTMREIRESVMRDLENLLNTRWRCQSWPPQLNELNDSLINYGIPDFSSIDLSSDMDRDSLREAIEFAIRTFETRFVSVHVEIPEKNKSEDRTLHFIIRAELHATPAPEPIVFDSKLEPSDHQFHVRRKDR from the coding sequence ATGTCCAAAGGGAATCCGGATGAAGAACCTCTCATGCCGTCGGTCTTTGATCGACTGATTGATAACGAGCCGTTCAACTCGCGCGAGACACCCCATTCGCAAACGCAAACCATGCGGGAAATCCGCGAGTCGGTAATGCGCGATCTGGAAAACCTGTTGAACACCCGCTGGCGCTGCCAGTCATGGCCGCCACAGTTGAACGAGTTGAACGATTCGTTGATCAACTACGGCATTCCCGATTTCTCGTCCATCGACCTCAGTTCAGACATGGACCGCGATTCGCTTCGTGAGGCAATCGAATTCGCGATCCGCACGTTCGAGACACGCTTTGTTTCGGTTCACGTCGAGATTCCCGAGAAGAACAAATCGGAAGACCGAACTCTACACTTTATTATCCGGGCCGAACTGCATGCGACGCCGGCACCGGAACCGATTGTATTTGATTCGAAGCTGGAACCGTCGGATCATCAATTTCATGTCAGACGGAAGGATCGATGA
- a CDS encoding type VI secretion system accessory protein TagJ, with amino-acid sequence MSIGEQLKAGQLNEAIEAAIQDVKKKPMQWDLRIALAQLLCLQGDIERADKHLETAQIQTPDAILRISMYRQMIRGEMTRNECWQDGRTPDLMQNQEPTPLIEKNLRLILALRESNMEEASQLVNEIEEERPIVKGKCDGVEFEDIRDQDDRTAFFLETITSNGKYFWIPFDQIDSVEFHAPEQPCDLIWRRATMNAYGQEGDVFINALYPGSSQSEDMTQKLGQSTAWLGEEGEPGRGLGQRMLWLGEDEKSIMEIGTLEFTQ; translated from the coding sequence ATGAGCATCGGCGAACAACTTAAGGCGGGGCAACTGAATGAAGCCATCGAGGCAGCCATTCAGGATGTCAAGAAGAAGCCCATGCAGTGGGACTTACGAATCGCATTGGCCCAACTGCTTTGCTTGCAGGGCGATATCGAGCGAGCCGACAAACACTTGGAAACGGCCCAGATTCAGACACCGGATGCGATCTTGCGTATCTCGATGTATCGCCAGATGATCCGGGGCGAGATGACCCGCAACGAGTGCTGGCAGGATGGACGCACGCCGGACCTGATGCAGAATCAAGAACCGACCCCTCTGATCGAGAAGAATCTTCGCCTGATTCTCGCCCTGCGTGAAAGCAACATGGAAGAAGCTTCACAGTTGGTCAACGAAATCGAAGAGGAACGGCCCATCGTGAAGGGCAAATGCGACGGCGTTGAATTTGAAGACATTCGGGACCAGGATGACCGAACGGCGTTTTTCCTAGAAACCATCACCAGCAACGGCAAGTATTTCTGGATTCCTTTCGATCAGATTGACTCAGTCGAATTTCACGCTCCGGAGCAGCCTTGCGACTTGATCTGGCGGCGAGCCACGATGAATGCCTACGGTCAGGAAGGGGACGTCTTCATCAACGCTCTCTACCCAGGCAGTTCCCAAAGTGAAGACATGACTCAGAAACTGGGGCAAAGCACCGCGTGGCTGGGCGAAGAAGGGGAGCCGGGACGCGGCCTCGGGCAGCGAATGCTCTGGCTTGGGGAAGATGAGAAGTCGATCATGGAAATTGGCACCTTGGAATTCACTCAGTAA
- the tssC gene encoding type VI secretion system contractile sheath large subunit has translation MSAEFQSQPEEYAEAAAQEASPVEETSAPSEDAYSGSILDWIVSNDNVQQSNKAAHRWDEFMNAETVREKLVAWLGKIDGLSKKSLVLRLNADVAQIDQWLTDQLNAVLHHPKFQKLEASWRGLEYLTNMVDDEADRERVIIRVLNASWKDVERDIERAVEFDSSELFKKIYEEEFGTAGGKPFGVMIGDYEIHPNPTKNHPHRDLDTLQGLAGIAAAAFCPFIAGASPTMFGLDEFTGLEHVENLRSGFEQAEFTQWHAFRKTEDSRFVGLVLPRVLMRLPYETFDARADGFSFREEVGGRDRRNYLWGNASYAFAEVLIRAFSECGWLAQIRGVQRNVIGGGLVSRLPVDHFGTDRHGVAPKSSTDCIISDRQEAELAHLGFIPLTRCHDTEYSAFYSNQTVQKPKVYEDEAASQNAKISAMLQYILCTSQFAHALKVIARDKVGTFEDRTAVERFLNDWIHEYVTPDEKAKPTTKAARPLRQAEIRLRDDPGKPGSYRCTFKLWPHYQLDDLVASIRMKTNIEGRRQ, from the coding sequence ATGAGTGCCGAGTTTCAGTCGCAACCCGAAGAGTACGCCGAGGCGGCTGCCCAGGAGGCGTCGCCGGTTGAAGAAACGAGCGCGCCAAGCGAAGACGCTTATTCTGGTTCGATCTTAGACTGGATTGTTTCTAACGATAACGTCCAGCAGTCGAATAAGGCCGCCCATCGCTGGGACGAGTTCATGAACGCCGAGACCGTTCGTGAAAAGCTCGTCGCCTGGTTGGGTAAGATCGATGGTCTCTCGAAAAAGTCGCTCGTGCTTCGTCTGAATGCTGACGTCGCTCAGATCGATCAATGGCTCACCGATCAGCTCAACGCTGTTCTGCATCATCCTAAGTTTCAAAAGCTGGAAGCTTCGTGGCGCGGACTGGAATACTTGACCAATATGGTCGATGACGAGGCTGATCGTGAACGCGTCATCATTCGAGTGCTCAATGCGAGTTGGAAGGATGTCGAACGCGACATTGAACGTGCCGTCGAGTTTGATTCCAGCGAACTGTTCAAGAAAATCTACGAGGAAGAGTTTGGTACCGCTGGCGGTAAGCCGTTTGGCGTCATGATTGGGGACTACGAGATTCATCCCAATCCCACCAAGAACCATCCTCACCGTGATCTGGATACGCTGCAAGGATTGGCCGGTATTGCCGCCGCGGCGTTTTGCCCCTTCATTGCTGGGGCCAGCCCCACGATGTTCGGCCTCGATGAGTTTACCGGGCTCGAGCACGTCGAGAACCTGCGTTCAGGATTCGAACAAGCCGAGTTCACGCAGTGGCATGCGTTTCGTAAAACGGAAGATTCTCGATTCGTCGGTCTCGTTCTGCCACGCGTGTTGATGCGTTTGCCCTACGAAACGTTCGATGCCCGAGCAGACGGGTTTAGTTTCCGCGAAGAAGTCGGCGGCCGTGATCGTCGCAATTACCTGTGGGGAAATGCCTCGTATGCATTCGCCGAAGTATTGATTCGTGCCTTTTCGGAATGCGGCTGGCTGGCTCAGATCCGTGGTGTGCAACGTAATGTCATCGGTGGCGGTCTGGTAAGTCGTCTGCCGGTTGACCACTTCGGTACCGATCGACATGGGGTCGCTCCCAAGTCGTCTACCGACTGCATTATCTCGGACCGGCAAGAAGCGGAACTGGCCCACCTGGGGTTCATTCCACTCACACGGTGTCATGATACCGAGTACAGTGCGTTTTACTCGAATCAGACGGTGCAAAAGCCCAAGGTTTACGAAGACGAGGCCGCCTCGCAGAATGCGAAGATTTCGGCCATGCTGCAGTACATCTTGTGCACTTCGCAGTTTGCCCATGCACTGAAGGTGATTGCTCGTGACAAGGTCGGTACGTTCGAGGATCGCACTGCGGTCGAGCGATTCTTAAACGACTGGATTCACGAATACGTCACGCCAGATGAAAAGGCCAAGCCGACAACTAAGGCCGCGCGGCCCCTTCGTCAGGCCGAGATCCGACTACGCGACGATCCTGGGAAGCCAGGTTCGTATCGCTGTACCTTTAAACTTTGGCCGCATTATCAACTCGATGACCTGGTCGCTTCGATTCGCATGAAGACGAATATCGAAGGTCGCCGACAATAA
- the tssC gene encoding type VI secretion system contractile sheath large subunit: protein MSAGEQQSAQSAAQNEEATSLLDAAITATKQTEQPRAKELIETLVQEAMKGTVTFDKDIIRTINQGIAAIDDAVSKQLAAVMHHSEFQKLEGSWRGLHYLVSNSETGEMLKLRVLNASKKDISKDLERAVEFDQSTLFKKVYESEFGLAGGTPYGALIGNYEWDNTPDDIAALEKMSGVAASAFAPFLTAPSAEFFGFDDWEELSKPRDLAKIFDSQEYIKWNSFRQSEDSRFVTMCMPRTLARLPYGAATKPIEEFNYEEVETGPGGQPIEVDHEEYCWMNTAFVMGAKLTDAFAKTGWCTAIRGVENGGKVEGLPVHVFKSSDGDSGVKCPTEVAITDRREAELSKLGFLSLCHFKDTDYSVFFGGQTTQKPKQYHDPDATANSEISARLPYIMASSRFAHYLKVIARDKIGSFMERDDCERWLNDWIHNYVCADEHPSAEVKARLPLAEARVEVTETPGKPGAYNAVAYLRPWLQMEELTASLRMVASIPQKAG from the coding sequence ATGAGTGCAGGCGAACAACAATCCGCCCAATCGGCGGCACAAAACGAAGAGGCTACCAGTTTGCTGGATGCCGCGATCACCGCGACTAAGCAGACCGAACAGCCGCGAGCCAAGGAGTTGATTGAAACCCTGGTCCAAGAGGCCATGAAGGGGACCGTCACCTTCGATAAGGACATCATTCGCACGATCAACCAAGGGATCGCAGCAATTGATGACGCCGTCTCGAAACAACTCGCAGCCGTGATGCATCATTCTGAGTTCCAAAAGCTGGAAGGCAGTTGGCGCGGCTTGCATTACCTAGTCAGCAACAGCGAAACGGGCGAAATGCTTAAGCTGCGTGTGCTGAACGCTTCCAAGAAGGATATCTCGAAGGACCTGGAACGTGCGGTCGAATTCGATCAGAGCACGCTCTTCAAGAAGGTTTACGAGAGCGAATTCGGCTTGGCTGGTGGTACGCCTTACGGTGCGCTGATCGGGAACTACGAATGGGACAACACTCCGGACGATATTGCCGCTCTGGAAAAGATGTCCGGTGTGGCCGCTTCGGCGTTTGCTCCGTTCTTAACGGCCCCAAGTGCCGAGTTCTTCGGTTTCGACGACTGGGAAGAACTTTCCAAGCCGCGTGACCTGGCGAAGATCTTCGATTCGCAAGAGTACATCAAGTGGAACTCGTTCCGTCAGTCGGAAGATTCCCGCTTCGTGACGATGTGCATGCCGCGGACCTTGGCTCGTTTGCCTTACGGTGCCGCGACCAAGCCAATCGAAGAGTTCAATTACGAAGAAGTCGAAACGGGGCCTGGTGGTCAGCCGATCGAAGTCGATCACGAAGAGTATTGCTGGATGAACACGGCATTCGTGATGGGTGCCAAGTTGACCGACGCATTCGCCAAGACCGGTTGGTGCACCGCGATCCGTGGTGTCGAAAACGGCGGTAAGGTCGAAGGCCTGCCGGTTCACGTTTTCAAGAGCAGCGACGGCGACTCAGGCGTCAAGTGTCCGACCGAAGTGGCGATCACCGATCGTCGCGAAGCGGAATTGAGCAAGCTTGGTTTCCTCTCGCTTTGTCACTTTAAGGATACCGACTACTCGGTCTTCTTCGGTGGTCAAACAACGCAGAAGCCAAAACAGTACCACGATCCCGATGCGACGGCCAATTCCGAGATCTCGGCTCGCTTGCCGTACATCATGGCATCGTCCCGCTTCGCGCATTACCTGAAGGTGATCGCTCGCGACAAGATCGGTTCGTTCATGGAACGCGACGATTGTGAGCGTTGGCTGAACGACTGGATTCACAACTACGTTTGTGCCGACGAACACCCCAGTGCCGAAGTCAAAGCGCGTTTGCCATTGGCCGAAGCACGTGTGGAAGTCACCGAAACGCCCGGCAAGCCCGGTGCATACAACGCGGTGGCCTACCTGCGTCCTTGGCTGCAAATGGAAGAATTGACCGCCTCGCTTCGCATGGTGGCGTCGATTCCGCAGAAAGCAGGTTAG
- the tssB gene encoding type VI secretion system contractile sheath small subunit: MAESYQKRLNRVRKPRVHITYDVETGDAMEKKELPFVVGVMGDFSGNPSEKMEPLKERKFVQIDRDNIDDVMKRFRPELNMRVDNTLADDGSQMAVNLKFESMDDFSPANVAKQVEPLKKLLATRDNLRDLLTKIDRSDDLETLLEQVMNDADQLKKLAGELGVSETGDADKGDS; encoded by the coding sequence ATGGCTGAAAGTTATCAAAAGAGGCTCAACCGCGTTCGCAAACCTCGCGTCCACATCACTTACGACGTGGAAACGGGCGACGCGATGGAAAAGAAAGAGCTTCCGTTCGTCGTGGGTGTCATGGGGGACTTCTCGGGCAACCCGTCTGAAAAAATGGAACCGCTCAAAGAACGTAAGTTCGTCCAGATCGATCGCGATAACATCGACGATGTGATGAAGCGTTTTCGTCCTGAACTGAACATGCGAGTCGACAACACGCTGGCCGACGATGGCTCGCAAATGGCTGTTAACTTGAAGTTCGAATCGATGGACGATTTCAGTCCAGCCAATGTTGCCAAGCAAGTCGAACCGCTTAAGAAACTGCTCGCCACTCGCGATAATCTTCGCGACCTGTTGACCAAGATCGATCGTAGCGACGATCTGGAAACATTGCTGGAGCAGGTCATGAACGATGCAGACCAGCTGAAGAAGTTGGCCGGCGAACTGGGCGTTAGTGAAACGGGTGATGCCGACAAGGGGGATAGCTAA
- the tssA gene encoding type VI secretion system protein TssA: MAFPQVLDIEALSSPISEESPSGVELRGSEHANEFFDLREVFNQSNKAERDIETAMAFPDEEFPDLKDPEWEEVRDRSIHILSSYSKDVSVASWLIEAVMRIDGIPGLRDGFKLMLEICRRYWDNIHPEPDEDEGYAETVSQLTGLMSDRSYGVLDNLPLTNGGGGTYSLFDFNEANRIDGMDADDKQRRIADGAVERHTFDDSFRATSRDHWNNVIEDLDTLIDTIRELGTYLDERCLRNSYGEDTAPSMTSFRQRLESIRSTVQQLMSELLLDEVGETTEEGGEESEEGGTIVQQKGPAGAIQSRADAIKLIRKAAEYFRKTEPQSFIYFKLEQAARWAEMPFPELLKELLRDETAMGELHRRTGIPIPEDESGY; this comes from the coding sequence ATGGCATTTCCACAAGTACTCGATATTGAAGCGCTGTCCAGTCCGATCTCGGAGGAAAGCCCGAGCGGCGTGGAGCTTCGTGGCTCTGAGCATGCCAACGAGTTTTTCGATCTGCGCGAGGTCTTTAATCAGTCGAACAAGGCCGAGCGCGATATCGAAACCGCCATGGCATTTCCGGACGAGGAGTTCCCGGACCTGAAAGATCCCGAATGGGAAGAAGTCCGTGATCGTTCGATTCACATTCTGTCCAGCTATTCCAAGGACGTTTCGGTCGCTTCCTGGTTGATTGAAGCCGTCATGCGAATTGACGGTATCCCGGGACTGCGGGATGGCTTCAAGCTGATGCTGGAGATTTGTCGTCGCTACTGGGACAACATTCACCCAGAACCAGACGAAGATGAAGGCTATGCCGAAACGGTCTCGCAGTTGACCGGTTTAATGAGCGATCGCTCGTACGGCGTGCTTGATAATCTTCCGCTGACAAACGGTGGAGGGGGGACCTACTCCCTCTTTGATTTCAATGAAGCCAACCGCATCGATGGTATGGATGCGGATGACAAGCAACGACGAATCGCGGATGGCGCGGTTGAACGTCACACCTTCGACGACTCATTTCGCGCGACATCTCGCGATCACTGGAACAACGTGATCGAAGATCTCGATACGCTGATCGATACGATCCGCGAACTGGGCACCTACCTGGACGAGCGATGTTTACGGAACTCGTACGGGGAAGACACCGCTCCCTCGATGACTTCGTTTCGCCAACGGTTGGAATCGATTCGCTCGACGGTTCAGCAGTTAATGTCCGAGTTGCTATTGGATGAAGTGGGCGAAACGACCGAGGAAGGGGGCGAAGAATCGGAAGAAGGAGGCACGATCGTTCAGCAGAAAGGACCTGCTGGTGCGATTCAAAGTCGCGCCGATGCGATCAAGCTGATCCGCAAAGCGGCCGAGTATTTTCGGAAGACAGAACCCCAATCGTTTATCTATTTCAAGTTAGAACAGGCAGCGCGTTGGGCTGAAATGCCCTTTCCTGAACTGCTCAAAGAGTTGCTACGAGACGAGACCGCGATGGGCGAATTGCATCGTCGAACGGGGATTCCAATTCCCGAGGACGAAAGTGGATATTAA
- a CDS encoding sigma-70 family RNA polymerase sigma factor has translation MTAEATQLEQRIQDNQGLVISLAKSIHRKLPPQIGMDDLIAYGQLGLAEAAQSFEDDKGASFSTFAYYRIRGAIYDGISKMSWNSHAARMQNKYQQMAADTLQADAAAGSSPTASAQENAKWLGNLTEKLAIVYLASHGEETQHAFQAVADAKTQQPADQLENQEIQALLQKLLKTLAPHEQELIRMTYYEGCSLKEAADRLGKSKSWASRLHQAILERLARALRQTT, from the coding sequence ATGACCGCTGAAGCGACCCAACTCGAGCAACGCATTCAAGACAACCAGGGACTTGTTATCTCTCTGGCGAAGTCAATCCACCGGAAGCTGCCGCCGCAGATTGGAATGGACGATCTGATTGCCTATGGGCAGCTTGGCCTGGCCGAGGCCGCCCAGTCCTTCGAGGATGATAAAGGCGCCAGCTTCTCGACCTTCGCGTACTATCGTATCCGCGGTGCCATTTACGACGGCATCTCGAAGATGAGTTGGAATTCCCACGCTGCCCGGATGCAGAACAAGTATCAGCAAATGGCCGCTGATACGCTGCAAGCCGATGCGGCAGCTGGCAGTTCGCCGACTGCGTCTGCCCAGGAAAACGCGAAATGGCTGGGCAATTTGACCGAAAAGCTCGCCATTGTCTATCTGGCCAGTCATGGTGAAGAAACGCAGCACGCGTTTCAGGCCGTTGCCGATGCGAAAACGCAGCAGCCGGCCGATCAGTTGGAAAACCAAGAGATTCAAGCCCTGCTGCAGAAACTGCTCAAAACGTTGGCTCCGCACGAGCAGGAACTGATTCGGATGACCTACTACGAGGGCTGTAGCCTCAAGGAAGCCGCCGACCGGCTGGGAAAAAGCAAGTCGTGGGCTAGCCGGTTGCATCAAGCCATTTTGGAGCGACTGGCCCGGGCTCTGCGTCAGACGACGTAG
- a CDS encoding TolC family protein, with protein MLRRYTHWIVVLSTCMTTGLSGCLHPCWNNYDCPDPPAYDECLISEYAERGLKIEDPVPSVCEDEDWLEIPDSPDAINPDNIDLEAGYWDLSLEEAVRLALQNSQVMKDLGGVLRSPEALVSMYDPAIVYTDGRFGEEAALSAFDATFGASAYFEANDRRVNNFTVGDDGFFQQDLHNYEVNLSKRNATGGLVSLRGITQYDYNNNPQKVFSAGWDTYIDAEMRQPLLQGAGVMFNRIAGPNGEPGFANGVLIARTRTDISLADFEIAVRNLVSDVENAYWDLFFAYRDLDVKINARNNVLEVWKKAYANVEADKKSADTEAQAREQYFRFEVEVVNALNGRLVERTRDNNGSLGGTFNNPGGVRVCERRLRFMMGLTQTNGRLIRPVTEAPVAKVNFDWNAVAMEALARRPELRRQKWVIKQRELELLANRNFLMPNLDLIARYRQRGFGPSLSDESNIPGEQGALQSLTSGDFAEYQLGVEFEMPIGFRRAHSAVRSSELALARARAIKEEQEKQIMYGLSNTYAEIQRAYEIMELLFNRREAANAQEATVRASYEAGKAPIDLLLEAQRRVIDSSALFNQARIDYALAVKNMHFEKGSLLEFYQISLAEGPWPQKAYNDALMRDLNKRAAHHNYVVNEAVIGQPKQSGNTLVAKPVDGEVAPSVEKIDVPTPAEVDVAPTARTSSLPVLTNPLRSASTNTGGLIKPAGHSAAPVERATPAPIIRAAEAKSTENFSFGGETPREAIWLH; from the coding sequence ATGCTACGTCGCTATACGCATTGGATAGTAGTTCTTAGCACCTGCATGACGACTGGTCTCAGCGGCTGTTTGCACCCATGCTGGAATAACTACGACTGCCCAGATCCGCCTGCATACGATGAATGCCTCATCTCAGAATATGCTGAACGCGGTCTGAAGATCGAAGACCCTGTCCCGAGCGTCTGCGAGGACGAAGACTGGCTTGAGATTCCAGATTCGCCCGATGCGATCAATCCGGACAATATCGATCTCGAGGCAGGCTACTGGGATCTCTCCCTGGAAGAAGCCGTCCGTCTGGCTTTGCAGAACTCGCAAGTCATGAAAGATCTCGGAGGCGTCCTGCGTAGCCCCGAAGCCCTCGTCTCGATGTACGATCCGGCTATTGTGTACACCGACGGCCGCTTCGGTGAAGAAGCCGCTCTGAGTGCTTTCGACGCCACATTTGGTGCCAGTGCTTACTTTGAAGCCAACGATCGCCGCGTGAATAACTTCACGGTGGGTGACGATGGTTTCTTCCAACAAGATCTGCACAACTACGAAGTTAACCTGAGCAAGCGTAACGCGACCGGTGGTTTGGTGTCGTTGCGTGGGATCACTCAGTACGACTATAACAACAACCCACAAAAGGTCTTCAGTGCCGGGTGGGACACCTACATCGATGCCGAAATGCGTCAGCCATTACTGCAAGGTGCCGGCGTCATGTTCAACCGCATCGCAGGCCCCAACGGCGAGCCTGGCTTTGCCAACGGTGTCTTGATCGCACGCACCCGTACCGACATCAGCCTGGCTGATTTCGAGATCGCCGTCCGCAACCTGGTCAGCGATGTCGAAAACGCCTACTGGGACTTGTTCTTCGCTTACCGCGACCTGGACGTCAAAATCAACGCACGTAACAACGTGTTGGAAGTTTGGAAGAAGGCCTACGCCAACGTCGAAGCTGACAAGAAGTCGGCCGACACGGAAGCCCAAGCTCGCGAACAGTACTTCCGCTTTGAAGTCGAAGTGGTCAACGCTTTGAATGGTCGTCTGGTCGAACGTACCCGTGACAACAACGGTTCGCTCGGCGGTACGTTCAACAACCCAGGTGGTGTCCGCGTCTGTGAACGCCGCTTGCGATTCATGATGGGTCTCACCCAGACCAACGGCCGCCTGATCCGTCCGGTTACCGAAGCCCCAGTCGCCAAGGTTAACTTCGACTGGAATGCCGTAGCCATGGAAGCACTTGCTCGCCGCCCCGAACTGCGTCGTCAGAAGTGGGTTATCAAGCAGCGTGAACTCGAACTGCTGGCCAACCGCAACTTCCTGATGCCTAACCTGGACCTGATTGCTCGCTACCGTCAACGTGGCTTCGGGCCTTCGCTTTCGGACGAAAGCAACATTCCCGGCGAACAGGGTGCCCTGCAAAGCCTGACCAGTGGCGACTTTGCTGAATACCAACTCGGTGTCGAATTCGAGATGCCAATCGGCTTCCGCCGTGCTCACTCGGCGGTTCGCAGCAGCGAACTGGCTTTGGCACGAGCTCGGGCGATCAAGGAAGAACAAGAAAAGCAGATCATGTACGGCCTCTCGAATACCTACGCGGAAATTCAGCGTGCCTACGAGATCATGGAACTGTTGTTCAATCGTCGCGAAGCTGCCAACGCTCAAGAGGCAACCGTCCGAGCAAGCTACGAAGCCGGCAAGGCTCCGATCGACCTGCTCTTGGAAGCCCAACGTCGTGTGATCGACTCGAGTGCCTTGTTCAACCAGGCCCGTATCGACTACGCCCTGGCCGTCAAGAACATGCACTTCGAGAAGGGCTCGCTGCTCGAGTTCTATCAGATCTCGCTGGCTGAAGGCCCATGGCCACAAAAGGCATACAACGACGCTCTGATGCGTGACCTCAACAAGCGTGCCGCTCACCACAACTACGTGGTCAACGAAGCCGTGATTGGTCAGCCGAAGCAATCGGGCAACACGCTGGTCGCTAAGCCAGTCGATGGCGAAGTGGCTCCATCGGTCGAGAAGATCGACGTGCCAACGCCTGCCGAAGTGGACGTAGCCCCTACAGCACGGACCAGTTCCTTGCCGGTACTGACCAACCCGCTACGATCGGCTTCGACCAACACCGGCGGACTGATTAAACCAGCCGGTCACTCGGCCGCTCCGGTTGAACGTGCTACCCCAGCACCGATCATCCGAGCCGCCGAAGCCAAGTCCACCGAGAACTTCTCCTTCGGGGGTGAAACCCCACGAGAAGCCATCTGGCTGCACTAA